The proteins below come from a single Leptotrichia sp. oral taxon 223 genomic window:
- a CDS encoding DKNYY domain-containing protein: protein MKKFILKMIMLSMMVIMVACGKNGDKDTKMENKKQNESESIAEKPKNQYVADKRKVYYDGKVVKGAKAGTFEWIEGTWYGKDENNVYFEGEKVGKLEGKPIERINNYLVKSGNALYYFYWKIDNLKNSKMEIIANKEDGVEYYIKDGKNVYFLERNINFPEFDGKLILLRNIDYSTFEVVNKKYFRYVKDKTGIYYVANGKADELKGLDKNSFKIIDFVFSADKNSVYYGGIKLENVLSNGFEVVGNVYDVSYYLKDRNKVYFLNEVSELSVVEKADSKTFALINDLYSKDKNNIFCNGKILEGADVKSFKVFYDSDAETAKDSRHGYYNCYSVR from the coding sequence ATGAAAAAATTTATTTTAAAAATGATAATGTTGTCAATGATGGTAATTATGGTGGCTTGCGGAAAGAATGGAGATAAAGATACAAAAATGGAAAATAAAAAGCAAAATGAAAGTGAAAGTATTGCTGAAAAGCCTAAAAATCAATATGTGGCAGATAAAAGGAAAGTGTATTATGATGGAAAAGTTGTAAAAGGAGCTAAGGCTGGTACGTTTGAATGGATTGAGGGGACTTGGTATGGGAAAGATGAGAATAATGTTTATTTTGAAGGTGAGAAAGTTGGAAAATTAGAAGGCAAACCGATTGAGAGAATAAATAATTATTTGGTAAAATCAGGGAATGCCCTTTATTATTTTTATTGGAAAATTGATAATTTGAAAAACAGTAAGATGGAAATAATTGCGAATAAGGAAGACGGAGTTGAATATTATATTAAAGATGGAAAAAATGTTTACTTTTTAGAAAGAAATATTAATTTTCCTGAATTTGACGGGAAATTAATTTTACTAAGGAATATTGATTATAGTACATTTGAAGTGGTTAATAAAAAATATTTTAGATATGTAAAAGACAAAACAGGAATTTATTATGTTGCAAATGGGAAGGCGGATGAATTGAAAGGACTGGATAAAAATAGTTTTAAAATTATTGATTTTGTCTTTTCTGCGGATAAGAATAGTGTGTATTATGGGGGAATTAAACTGGAAAACGTTTTATCTAATGGATTTGAAGTTGTGGGAAATGTTTATGATGTGAGTTATTACCTGAAAGACAGGAACAAAGTATATTTTTTGAATGAAGTGTCTGAATTAAGTGTTGTAGAAAAGGCAGATTCAAAGACTTTTGCATTGATAAACGATTTATATTCAAAGGATAAAAATAATATTTTTTGCAATGGAAAGATTTTGGAAGGTGCCGATGTCAAGAGTTTTAAAGTATTTTATGATTCAGATGCGGAAACAGCGAAGGATAGCAGACACGGGTATTATAACTGTTATTCTGTGAGATAG
- a CDS encoding Gfo/Idh/MocA family protein, which produces MKLGIIGSGMIVHEFLPSLVKLEGLEIVGIQGTKKSIGKVEEICEKYSIPKFTDDFNKLCEFGIDTVYIAVPNFLHFEYCKKALEKGLNVIVEKPMTTNYRQAKELSDLAKEKKLFLFEAITTLYFENYKKIKDWIGKIGDVKLVQSQYSQYSSRYDAFKRGEILPVFDSEKAGGALMDLGLYNLHYVLGLFGKPENVKYYANIERNIDTSGVLMIEYKNFNAMCVCAKDSEGERIGVIQGSEGKIVSEEAPGLVGKVTLKMYDGTTESFDDGFSKDRVVPEFKAFIDAVNENDLEFCYKQLEKSLLVSEVQTKARLGAGIRFPQD; this is translated from the coding sequence ATGAAATTGGGAATTATAGGTTCAGGAATGATCGTTCATGAATTTTTGCCTAGCCTTGTGAAACTGGAAGGACTGGAAATCGTGGGGATACAAGGGACAAAAAAGAGTATTGGAAAAGTTGAGGAAATTTGTGAAAAATATAGTATTCCAAAATTTACTGATGATTTTAACAAACTTTGTGAATTTGGAATTGACACTGTTTATATTGCTGTTCCGAATTTTTTACATTTTGAATATTGTAAAAAAGCATTGGAAAAAGGTCTGAATGTTATTGTTGAAAAGCCAATGACAACTAATTATAGACAAGCTAAAGAATTGTCGGATTTAGCAAAGGAAAAAAAACTGTTTTTATTTGAAGCGATAACGACACTTTATTTTGAAAATTATAAAAAAATAAAAGACTGGATTGGAAAAATTGGAGATGTGAAACTTGTTCAAAGCCAGTATAGTCAGTATTCCAGCAGATACGACGCTTTTAAGAGAGGGGAAATTCTGCCTGTATTTGATTCTGAAAAAGCTGGAGGAGCATTGATGGACTTGGGGCTGTATAATTTACATTATGTTTTAGGACTTTTTGGAAAGCCTGAAAATGTGAAGTATTATGCAAATATTGAAAGAAATATTGACACGAGCGGAGTTCTTATGATAGAATACAAAAATTTTAATGCTATGTGTGTATGTGCAAAAGATAGCGAAGGAGAAAGAATAGGCGTAATTCAAGGAAGTGAAGGAAAAATCGTAAGCGAAGAGGCTCCGGGACTTGTTGGAAAAGTCACATTAAAAATGTATGATGGAACAACAGAAAGTTTTGATGATGGATTTTCAAAAGACAGAGTTGTGCCTGAATTTAAAGCATTCATTGATGCAGTAAATGAAAATGATTTGGAATTTTGCTATAAACAGCTCGAAAAAAGCCTGCTGGTAAGTGAAGTGCAGACAAAAGCTAGACTTGGGGCGGGGATTAGGTTTCCGCAGGATTAA
- a CDS encoding YiiG family protein — translation MNYKKIILIGFLSIFLFSCNDTFKEIGRKLRIKKVKNEEMEKYNSYIEIHNNLTNIENEISKYIDVAGEGKEINVQEMGTLESIPVIKIDNAVIQKLEKNIKSKFKMEKLDNSSKRLLPILKELKAVTDSMTNYYGKKEHLADGFAKGQQLHTNFLKIYKRYKESSDAFKMEVANKSKERMQKILETYKNEGSLIKYNLTILINSCEDFVDKMDNQKISMTTFIKGDLGKLKKAQQNILTASANFQKAIANEKQLKKENYTKEKLEIFNKQLAEFEKSVTIFIREIEKSKLMSKSEIEKKVYTEDMAGTPNDVIKKYNKLVNDYNNLMN, via the coding sequence ATGAATTATAAAAAAATAATACTAATAGGATTTCTTTCGATTTTTTTGTTTTCCTGTAACGACACATTTAAGGAAATTGGAAGAAAACTTAGGATAAAAAAAGTAAAAAATGAAGAGATGGAAAAATACAACAGCTATATTGAAATTCATAATAATTTGACAAATATTGAAAATGAAATTTCAAAATATATTGATGTGGCTGGAGAAGGCAAGGAAATAAATGTTCAGGAAATGGGGACTTTGGAAAGCATTCCTGTTATTAAAATTGACAATGCTGTTATCCAAAAACTTGAAAAAAATATAAAATCAAAATTTAAGATGGAAAAACTGGATAATTCTTCCAAAAGATTATTGCCAATCTTAAAAGAATTAAAAGCGGTAACGGATTCTATGACAAATTACTATGGAAAAAAAGAACATTTGGCAGATGGCTTTGCAAAAGGGCAGCAATTACATACGAATTTTTTAAAAATTTACAAAAGATATAAAGAAAGTTCAGACGCTTTCAAAATGGAAGTGGCAAATAAATCGAAGGAAAGAATGCAGAAAATACTGGAAACATATAAAAATGAAGGCAGTCTAATAAAATATAACTTGACAATTCTGATAAACAGCTGTGAAGATTTTGTGGATAAAATGGACAATCAGAAAATTAGTATGACAACCTTTATAAAAGGTGATTTAGGAAAATTAAAAAAAGCGCAGCAAAATATTTTAACCGCCTCAGCTAACTTCCAAAAAGCAATTGCAAATGAGAAACAGCTAAAAAAAGAAAATTATACAAAAGAAAAACTGGAAATATTTAACAAACAGCTTGCAGAATTTGAAAAATCGGTTACAATATTTATTAGGGAAATTGAGAAAAGCAAGTTGATGAGCAAGAGCGAGATTGAGAAGAAGGTTTATACGGAGGATATGGCGGGAACTCCGAACGATGTGATTAAGAAGTATAATAAACTGGTAAATGACTATAATAATCTGATGAATTAA
- a CDS encoding RNA 2'-phosphotransferase, whose amino-acid sequence MAKNLTKLGKFISLILRHKPEMIGIELDRNGWANVDELINGINLSGDVEDEKKERINFKILEEIVRNNSKKRYEFNEDLTKIRACQGHSIDVDLELKAVKPPRILYHGTAGRFLEQIKKEGLKKKSRQFVHLSETEETAYAVGQRHGKPFIIKVLAEKMYEDGKEFFISKNGVWLTDDIEVKYLEF is encoded by the coding sequence ATGGCAAAAAATTTAACAAAATTAGGAAAATTTATAAGTCTGATTTTAAGACATAAACCTGAGATGATTGGAATTGAACTGGATAGGAATGGATGGGCTAATGTAGATGAGCTTATTAATGGAATAAATCTTTCTGGAGATGTTGAAGACGAAAAAAAGGAACGGATAAATTTTAAAATTCTGGAGGAGATTGTAAGGAATAACAGTAAAAAGAGATATGAATTTAATGAAGATTTGACGAAAATTAGGGCTTGTCAAGGGCATAGCATAGATGTTGATTTAGAATTAAAAGCTGTCAAACCTCCTAGAATTTTGTATCATGGGACAGCGGGTAGATTTTTGGAGCAGATAAAAAAAGAGGGGTTAAAAAAGAAAAGCAGGCAATTTGTACATTTGTCAGAGACGGAAGAAACGGCGTATGCTGTTGGTCAAAGACACGGGAAACCGTTTATAATAAAGGTTTTGGCTGAGAAGATGTATGAGGATGGGAAAGAATTTTTTATTTCAAAAAATGGCGTTTGGCTGACTGATGATATTGAAGTGAAGTATTTGGAGTTTTAA
- a CDS encoding glycosyltransferase family 2 protein encodes MEKEKVSIIVPMYNAEKFIGKTIESVLSQTYENWEMLIMNDVSTDNSLAVVSEFAKKDDRIKVVNTKKNMGVVKGRNYLIDLASGKYIAFLDADDYWHSEKLEKQVQFMEEKNAGISCTEYTRVRENGEKINEVVIKSEISYTDMLKNNYLGCLTVMYDVEKVGKRYFKELEKNEDYVLWLEIVKDVKTIYGLKENLAYYRVLDNSRSSNKAKTAKVRWEIYRKVEKLSLLKSVYYFLHYAVRAVLKSK; translated from the coding sequence ATGGAAAAAGAAAAAGTTTCAATAATTGTACCAATGTATAATGCAGAAAAATTTATTGGAAAAACGATAGAATCAGTTCTTTCACAGACTTATGAAAATTGGGAAATGCTGATTATGAATGATGTTTCAACGGATAACAGTCTTGCAGTTGTAAGTGAATTTGCGAAAAAGGATGACAGAATAAAGGTTGTGAATACTAAAAAAAATATGGGCGTTGTAAAAGGGAGAAATTATTTGATTGATTTAGCAAGTGGAAAATACATTGCATTTTTGGATGCTGATGACTATTGGCACAGTGAAAAATTGGAAAAGCAAGTTCAATTTATGGAAGAAAAAAATGCGGGCATTAGCTGTACGGAATATACACGAGTTAGGGAAAATGGCGAAAAAATCAATGAAGTTGTGATAAAGTCAGAAATTTCTTATACAGATATGCTGAAAAATAACTATTTAGGCTGCCTTACAGTTATGTACGATGTGGAAAAAGTTGGGAAACGTTATTTTAAGGAGCTGGAGAAAAATGAGGATTATGTGCTTTGGCTGGAAATTGTGAAGGATGTGAAAACAATTTATGGACTCAAAGAAAATCTAGCATACTATCGTGTGCTTGATAATTCCCGTTCGAGCAATAAGGCTAAGACAGCAAAAGTTCGTTGGGAAATTTATCGAAAAGTTGAGAAATTATCGCTATTAAAATCAGTTTATTATTTTTTGCATTATGCAGTTAGGGCTGTGCTAAAAAGCAAGTAG